In the genome of Treponema pedis, one region contains:
- a CDS encoding ArsA family ATPase, with translation MRILIYTGKGGVGKTSISAATSLHLANSGKRVLIISTDQAHSLSDSFGIQLSYKPGEICKNLDAMEIDPAEEGKKAWGNLSGYLRQIISSKANNSIETEEALLFTGLDEIFSLLCVLDVYEKDEYDVIIMDCAPTGQTLALLSYSEKFNVLTDSILPMVRNINTALGSLISKKTSVPKPKDAVFEEVVKLAERLNRLQKILRTREITSVRIVTTPEQIVIEEARRSYTWLQLYDFGVDAIYMNKIYPEKALKNRFKSWAFKQEESIKLVRESFSEQKFFQLELQEDELLGMGKLLKAARIMYGEADPFQVFCSEIAFSIEEVCGTRIFVINLPFADEKSIFVLKEKSDIVLSFRNETRRFSLPDNLKRRNMTSYFYKDGRLRISFDY, from the coding sequence ATGAGAATCCTTATATATACGGGTAAGGGCGGGGTAGGCAAAACAAGCATATCGGCGGCAACTTCTTTGCATCTTGCAAATTCGGGGAAACGGGTGCTTATTATCAGTACCGACCAAGCGCATAGTCTTTCGGATTCTTTCGGGATACAACTTAGCTATAAACCCGGTGAAATTTGTAAAAATCTTGATGCGATGGAAATAGACCCCGCCGAAGAAGGTAAAAAAGCATGGGGGAATTTAAGCGGTTATTTAAGGCAGATTATATCGTCAAAAGCTAATAACAGTATTGAAACTGAAGAGGCTTTGCTTTTTACGGGGCTTGATGAAATATTCAGTCTTCTTTGTGTTCTTGATGTATATGAGAAAGATGAATACGATGTAATAATAATGGATTGCGCTCCTACAGGTCAAACCTTGGCTCTTTTAAGTTACTCCGAGAAATTCAATGTACTTACAGACAGTATACTGCCGATGGTACGCAATATAAATACGGCTTTGGGTTCTCTTATTTCTAAAAAAACTTCCGTTCCCAAACCCAAAGATGCCGTTTTTGAAGAAGTTGTAAAACTTGCGGAAAGACTTAACCGTCTTCAAAAAATATTGCGCACACGGGAGATTACAAGTGTCAGAATAGTTACCACTCCTGAGCAAATAGTTATTGAAGAGGCAAGACGCAGCTATACATGGCTTCAGCTTTATGATTTCGGAGTAGATGCAATATATATGAATAAAATTTATCCCGAAAAAGCTCTTAAAAACCGCTTTAAAAGTTGGGCTTTTAAGCAGGAAGAAAGCATTAAACTCGTGCGTGAAAGTTTTTCCGAACAAAAATTTTTTCAACTGGAATTACAGGAAGATGAACTTCTCGGAATGGGAAAACTTCTTAAAGCGGCGCGTATAATGTACGGCGAGGCCGACCCTTTTCAAGTGTTTTGCAGCGAAATAGCGTTCTCCATAGAAGAGGTATGCGGAACGCGTATATTTGTTATAAACCTTCCGTTTGCCGATGAAAAAAGTATTTTTGTGTTAAAAGAAAAATCCGATATTGTTCTTTCATTTCGCAATGAAACAAGGCGTTTTTCGCTTCCGGATAATTTAAAAAGAAGGAATATGACAAGCTATTTTTATAAAGACGGGAGACTTCGTATTTCGTTTGATTATTAA
- a CDS encoding L-lactate permease has product MLFLKFALAIIPIVWLIVSLSRLKMPSHKACGIALIITFILAISYWKLSVVNTSTAAAEGVLTALWPICLVIIAALFTYNLTVHTNAMDTIKKMLAGISDDKRILMLMIGWGFGNFMEGMAGFGTAMAIPASMLAGIGVDPIQAVTACLVANTMPTAFGSVGVPTATLAQVSGLELAPLAANVALIEGLITFISPFLMIIICGGGIKALKGVMGITLTASLSFVVPWFITAQFLGAELPDIIGSTCSILCMIAAIKLFKNKPSPEYSIGLVNEDMKFKISSKDGLRAWMPFILILVFLVVTSTLFPVINKPLSSIKSSFQIYSGEGGKALSFIWINTPGILIFAAAIIGGLIQKASIAEIFKVFLSTLKKYWKTVFTICAVIAIAKIMTYSGMISDIANMLVVTTGSFYPFVSPFIGVLGAFITGSGTSSCVLFGKLQQETAVSLSLNPYWITAANVMGAGIGKMVCPQGIAIGTSAINAVGSESKILSAVFKYFIFYTLLACIICFAGAWINI; this is encoded by the coding sequence GTGTTGTTTTTAAAATTTGCTCTTGCCATAATACCTATCGTATGGCTGATAGTTTCTCTGAGCCGCTTAAAAATGCCAAGCCACAAGGCATGCGGTATCGCTCTTATAATCACTTTTATACTGGCAATATCGTATTGGAAGCTGAGTGTGGTAAATACATCTACGGCGGCGGCCGAAGGAGTGTTGACGGCTTTGTGGCCTATATGTCTTGTTATCATTGCGGCTCTTTTTACATATAATCTTACCGTACATACTAACGCAATGGACACGATAAAGAAAATGCTTGCAGGGATTTCCGATGATAAAAGAATTTTAATGCTTATGATAGGCTGGGGATTCGGAAACTTTATGGAAGGTATGGCGGGTTTCGGAACGGCAATGGCAATCCCGGCTTCCATGCTTGCAGGAATAGGAGTGGACCCTATACAGGCTGTAACGGCCTGTCTTGTTGCCAATACAATGCCTACGGCCTTCGGTTCGGTAGGTGTACCTACTGCAACATTGGCGCAAGTATCCGGATTGGAGCTGGCTCCTCTTGCAGCAAATGTTGCTCTTATCGAAGGTCTTATTACCTTTATTTCTCCGTTTTTAATGATAATTATTTGCGGAGGAGGCATAAAGGCTCTTAAAGGAGTTATGGGAATAACTTTAACGGCGTCTTTATCTTTTGTTGTTCCGTGGTTTATAACTGCGCAATTTCTGGGTGCGGAACTTCCGGATATTATAGGCTCTACATGTTCTATATTGTGTATGATAGCTGCAATAAAGTTGTTTAAAAATAAACCGTCTCCGGAATATTCTATAGGTCTTGTTAATGAGGATATGAAATTTAAGATAAGCTCAAAAGACGGCCTTAGAGCGTGGATGCCCTTTATTCTTATTTTAGTATTCCTTGTAGTAACTTCAACCCTTTTCCCCGTAATTAACAAACCTCTTTCTTCAATAAAAAGTTCATTTCAAATATATTCAGGTGAAGGCGGAAAGGCTCTTTCATTTATATGGATTAATACTCCCGGTATTCTTATATTTGCGGCTGCAATAATAGGAGGTCTTATTCAAAAGGCTTCAATAGCGGAGATATTTAAAGTATTTTTGTCTACATTAAAGAAATATTGGAAAACGGTTTTTACTATTTGTGCCGTTATAGCCATAGCAAAGATAATGACTTATAGCGGAATGATTTCGGATATCGCCAATATGCTTGTAGTTACTACCGGCTCATTTTATCCGTTTGTTTCCCCTTTTATAGGCGTTTTAGGAGCCTTTATAACCGGCTCGGGAACGTCTTCTTGCGTTTTATTCGGCAAACTGCAACAGGAAACCGCCGTATCTCTTAGTTTAAATCCGTATTGGATTACGGCGGCAAATGTTATGGGTGCCGGAATAGGTAAGATGGTATGCCCGCAGGGTATTGCTATCGGAACAAGTGCTATTAATGCCGTAGGCTCGGAAAGTAAGATTTTATCCGCAGTTTTTAAGTATTTTATATTTTATACGTTACTTGCATGCATTATTTGTTTTGCAGGTGCATGGATAAATATTTAA
- a CDS encoding electron transfer flavoprotein subunit beta/FixA family protein: protein MNICVCVKQVPDTNEIKIDPVTHNLIRAGVPSIVNPFDTYAQEIGVKLVEKLGGKVIILCMGPKQAEEAVRTCLAVGADEGYLISGKGLGGSDTLATGYIISEAIKIVEQRENLKFDLILCGKQAVDGDTAQVGPQVAECLNIPQITYALDILEDNGEIQVKREGENGYDMITTKLPALVTVVKLPYEPRVPTIKSKMAAKKKEVHILSEEDLGGLDFERCGLKGSPTKVKRTYTPVNEKNGVKLNGLPAEEAAKKLVDLMAEAKAI from the coding sequence ATGAACATTTGCGTTTGCGTAAAACAAGTACCGGATACAAATGAAATCAAAATTGACCCGGTAACTCACAATTTGATACGGGCTGGTGTTCCCAGCATCGTAAATCCTTTTGATACCTATGCTCAGGAAATAGGTGTTAAACTTGTAGAAAAACTGGGCGGAAAGGTTATCATTCTTTGTATGGGACCTAAGCAGGCTGAAGAAGCCGTGCGGACATGTTTGGCTGTGGGCGCCGATGAAGGATATTTAATATCGGGAAAGGGGCTCGGCGGTTCCGATACTTTGGCTACAGGCTATATAATATCGGAGGCGATAAAAATAGTGGAGCAAAGGGAAAATCTTAAATTCGACCTTATCCTATGCGGAAAGCAGGCTGTAGATGGAGATACCGCTCAAGTAGGGCCTCAAGTAGCTGAATGCTTAAATATTCCGCAAATTACATATGCTTTGGATATTTTGGAAGATAATGGAGAAATACAGGTCAAAAGGGAAGGCGAAAACGGCTATGATATGATAACAACTAAACTGCCCGCTCTTGTAACTGTAGTAAAACTTCCTTATGAACCGAGAGTTCCCACAATAAAAAGCAAGATGGCCGCAAAGAAAAAAGAAGTGCATATCTTGTCGGAAGAAGACCTTGGAGGTTTGGACTTTGAGCGCTGCGGTTTAAAGGGGTCGCCTACAAAGGTTAAAAGAACCTATACTCCCGTTAACGAAAAAAACGGAGTAAAACTTAACGGACTTCCGGCTGAAGAAGCAGCCAAAAAACTGGTCGATTTAATGGCTGAAGCAAAGGCTATATAG
- a CDS encoding electron transfer flavoprotein subunit alpha/FixB family protein, translated as MNNLSDYKNIWVFIESEGGKVKSVSYELLNIARKLADEKKCELVAVAVGKNIEKAAKDAICYGADSAIIVEGDEYEIYSTDAYTHAMSELIKKYKPETLMIGATHNGRDMGPRVACRLQTGLTADCTEISIDKETGTVIWTRPTFGGNLMACILCPDHRPQMGTVRHGVFKKPPYDESRTGNIVKEEIHVSKDDIRTRIIEHVEEITDGVSLDEAEIIVSGGRGVGSQENFALIEELAEVLGGRVGCSRAVVDAGWRPQAQQVGQSGKTVAPKLYFAIGISGAIQHLAGISASDVIVAVNKDEEAPIFGMADFGIVGDLHEVVPEMIKAFKAKKGK; from the coding sequence ATGAACAATCTTAGTGATTATAAAAACATTTGGGTTTTCATAGAATCGGAAGGCGGAAAGGTAAAAAGTGTAAGCTATGAGCTTTTGAACATAGCAAGAAAACTTGCCGATGAAAAAAAATGTGAACTTGTAGCCGTTGCGGTAGGTAAAAATATAGAGAAAGCCGCTAAAGATGCAATATGTTATGGCGCCGATTCTGCAATTATAGTTGAAGGCGACGAGTACGAAATTTATTCTACAGATGCATATACTCATGCTATGTCCGAACTTATAAAAAAATATAAACCTGAAACTTTAATGATAGGAGCTACTCATAACGGCCGTGATATGGGCCCCAGAGTTGCCTGCCGTCTTCAAACCGGTCTTACGGCGGACTGTACGGAAATATCCATAGATAAGGAAACGGGTACGGTAATTTGGACCCGCCCGACTTTCGGCGGAAATCTTATGGCCTGTATTCTTTGCCCCGACCACAGACCGCAGATGGGAACTGTACGGCATGGTGTATTTAAAAAACCTCCTTATGATGAGAGCCGTACCGGTAATATTGTAAAGGAAGAAATTCACGTATCTAAAGACGATATAAGAACCCGTATTATAGAGCATGTCGAGGAAATAACCGACGGAGTAAGTCTTGACGAAGCGGAAATTATAGTATCGGGAGGACGCGGAGTAGGTTCGCAGGAAAACTTTGCTCTTATTGAAGAGTTGGCCGAAGTTTTGGGCGGACGTGTCGGTTGCAGCCGTGCGGTAGTAGATGCAGGTTGGAGACCTCAGGCTCAACAAGTAGGTCAATCGGGTAAAACGGTTGCGCCTAAACTTTACTTTGCAATAGGTATTTCCGGGGCTATACAGCATCTTGCAGGTATAAGCGCTTCCGATGTAATTGTTGCCGTAAATAAAGATGAAGAAGCTCCCATCTTCGGTATGGCGGATTTCGGAATAGTGGGCGATTTACACGAAGTTGTTCCTGAAATGATAAAAGCGTTTAAAGCAAAAAAAGGAAAATAA
- a CDS encoding dicarboxylate/amino acid:cation symporter, which translates to MAKGKCIGLLPKLGIGIAAGILLGLFVPAQVMAVINTAKSILGSLIFFIVPLVIFGFIAPAICGLKQNAGKMLGTFLGLSYFSAVGASIFSAIAGYLLIPFLKIPSSVSSLADIPKTAFSLSIPPLMPVMTALVMAILIGISVLWTKAETVEKVLIEFQKMVLEIVNRIVVPILPLFIAATFAELAYSGSLTKQLPVFLKVIIIVLMGHFLWLAVLYLIGGAVSKKNPFEVIRHYGPAYTTAVGTMSSAATLPVALNCAHKSNALPSEVTDFAIPLGATTHLCGSVLTETFFCMTIAQMLYGSVPSFGTMLLFSFLFGVFAVGAPGVPGGTVMASLGLVLSVLNFDSTGTGLLIAIFALQDSFGTACNVTGDGALALILRGIFYKPDGTLKKQS; encoded by the coding sequence ATGGCAAAAGGAAAATGCATCGGGCTTTTACCCAAACTGGGCATAGGTATTGCCGCCGGCATTCTTTTAGGTCTTTTTGTTCCTGCACAGGTAATGGCTGTTATAAATACGGCAAAATCAATTTTAGGTTCACTGATTTTTTTCATAGTGCCTTTAGTTATTTTCGGTTTTATTGCCCCTGCAATTTGCGGATTAAAACAAAATGCAGGCAAAATGCTCGGAACATTTTTAGGTTTATCTTATTTTTCTGCGGTAGGCGCTTCAATCTTTTCGGCAATTGCGGGATATTTATTAATTCCTTTTTTAAAAATTCCAAGTTCCGTTTCATCACTTGCTGATATTCCTAAAACAGCTTTTTCACTTTCAATTCCGCCTTTAATGCCCGTTATGACCGCTTTGGTAATGGCAATTCTTATAGGCATTTCAGTTTTATGGACAAAGGCCGAAACGGTTGAAAAAGTTTTAATTGAATTTCAAAAGATGGTTTTAGAAATTGTAAACCGGATAGTAGTTCCTATTTTACCTCTTTTTATTGCAGCAACATTTGCGGAACTTGCATACAGCGGAAGTCTAACAAAACAGCTCCCTGTATTTTTAAAAGTTATAATTATTGTTTTAATGGGACATTTTTTATGGCTTGCAGTTTTATATCTAATCGGAGGCGCAGTTTCAAAAAAGAATCCTTTTGAAGTTATCCGTCATTACGGCCCCGCCTATACGACGGCGGTAGGAACAATGTCGAGTGCCGCAACTCTTCCCGTTGCTTTAAACTGTGCACATAAGTCAAATGCTCTTCCTTCAGAAGTTACAGATTTTGCAATTCCGCTGGGAGCTACAACTCATCTTTGCGGCTCGGTTTTAACGGAAACATTTTTTTGTATGACAATTGCGCAAATGCTTTACGGTTCGGTTCCTTCCTTCGGAACAATGCTTTTATTTTCATTTTTATTCGGAGTTTTTGCAGTAGGAGCGCCGGGAGTTCCCGGAGGAACGGTTATGGCATCTTTAGGTTTGGTTTTAAGCGTTCTTAATTTCGACAGTACGGGAACGGGTTTATTGATAGCAATCTTTGCTCTTCAAGACAGCTTCGGTACCGCCTGTAACGTAACGGGTGACGGAGCTTTAGCATTAATCTTACGGGGAATTTTTTACAAACCGGACGGTACTTTAAAAAAGCAAAGCTGA
- a CDS encoding Imm12 family immunity protein gives MEIILSAAIGGEITADCDGGKAVHSSIIKTRASLKEGFKKIFFEGLNRIRINLYIGGDVSAYCDKTGITVTRYSHTKKECAAELCIDKKYWTSAPVLPIKKKFILFIEKSLISLGEIIGKKLKAAGCDFDCKLFKETVIKSLAEV, from the coding sequence ATGGAAATTATTTTAAGTGCCGCAATCGGCGGAGAAATTACGGCCGACTGTGACGGAGGAAAAGCCGTTCATTCATCGATAATAAAAACGAGAGCATCTTTAAAAGAAGGTTTTAAAAAAATATTTTTTGAAGGTCTTAACAGGATAAGAATAAATTTATATATCGGCGGAGATGTTTCCGCCTATTGCGATAAAACGGGTATTACCGTAACTCGATATTCCCATACAAAAAAAGAATGTGCGGCAGAGCTTTGTATCGATAAAAAGTATTGGACGTCCGCCCCCGTTCTTCCGATAAAAAAGAAATTTATTTTGTTTATTGAAAAATCATTGATAAGTTTAGGTGAAATCATCGGGAAAAAACTTAAAGCTGCCGGCTGCGATTTTGACTGCAAACTGTTTAAAGAAACCGTTATTAAAAGTTTAGCGGAGGTATAA
- a CDS encoding DUF7716 domain-containing protein — MELRKPYQLQEIIDIMSKEIDEKGFTNRNFCLYASEDILKPELICYLELSPTISDDDEEIYPSFTIQKSLSLLYYGQQFEDVLMNVLGQKNAPTIDDYILALDYYSKYDTFKDFE, encoded by the coding sequence ATGGAATTAAGAAAACCATATCAATTACAAGAAATAATTGATATAATGTCTAAGGAAATAGATGAAAAAGGTTTTACAAACAGAAATTTTTGTTTGTATGCTAGTGAGGATATTTTAAAACCAGAACTTATTTGTTATTTGGAGTTGTCTCCAACAATATCAGATGATGATGAAGAAATTTATCCTAGTTTTACAATCCAAAAATCTTTAAGCCTATTGTATTATGGACAACAATTTGAAGACGTATTGATGAATGTTTTGGGACAAAAAAATGCTCCTACAATTGATGATTATATCTTAGCATTGGATTATTACTCTAAATATGACACATTCAAAGACTTTGAGTAA
- a CDS encoding DUF4298 domain-containing protein translates to MTNERLEHIKRMEAVLNKAELFFEEAERFLQQWENLYSDMKELETYYYSTQWKKDVQASNRNEIPAEIPHGILSEDLIYNALGTQQCTAIAFLKHITKIIAKE, encoded by the coding sequence ATGACAAACGAAAGATTGGAACATATTAAACGGATGGAAGCGGTGCTCAACAAAGCGGAACTTTTTTTTGAGGAAGCTGAACGGTTTTTACAGCAGTGGGAAAACCTGTATTCAGATATGAAAGAGTTGGAAACATATTACTACAGCACTCAATGGAAAAAAGATGTTCAAGCAAGTAACCGAAATGAAATCCCTGCAGAAATACCTCACGGAATTCTTTCGGAGGATTTAATTTACAATGCACTGGGAACGCAACAATGTACGGCAATAGCTTTTTTAAAACATATAACAAAGATTATTGCAAAGGAGTAA